A single region of the Sorghum bicolor cultivar BTx623 chromosome 7, Sorghum_bicolor_NCBIv3, whole genome shotgun sequence genome encodes:
- the LOC8075643 gene encoding putative 1-phosphatidylinositol-3-phosphate 5-kinase FAB1C: MGVVDFSVLGALQKVRSFVAGATPAEAADGRPPATPRSRSGGPSPENSPPPASTRSEGRRAIALRRQISSPQLLRCRAVRRADDEDDDEPGVQFFTLGNDFLHDFSDTDSVSVSTPNETNRSLTPSPLESPTWMVKQNASSPISRKNGHFSPDSPGYGTKASLGSDGSLQQMNGNITDSGGEGSKTQYPVDFGANIWCPPPPEDEGDDIESRLFGFDDEDDEVGYSSGVPVSGSFSANKVAGIDEVTNIAQKEGLKTAVLGHFRALVAQLLKAEGIDMGNDDGSENWLDIASSLTWQAASYVRPDTKKGGSMDPTDYVKVKCIASGDPRDSNFVRGVVCSKNVKHKRMVSEHRNAKLLILGGALEYHRVPNKLASIDRILEQEKEHMKMIVGKIESRRPNVVLVEKSVSSSAQELFSKDISLVLNVKRTLLDRVSRCTGAQIASVDSIASARLGRCEVFKVQKVTEFPSAKETNRRSTKTLMFFEGCPWRLGCTVLLRGSCREELKRIKRAVQLAVFAAYHLSLETSFFADEGATLPKFPLRHVVVEPDIRNCTNSNSAALATVGMPPHGRKSEQDKLSQTAMVNMMFENTSVSPCSFPLNEEGHVFVGACEHKETEYPVDHKNSCEHCVSRATGSCNGHETSLCSLDHDPMMQNQNLQNSAKLASNAHQDELLAKKCQQVDHWNRKPHDDHSADQHDLNELSGEYFPGTDNHQSILVSLSSTCIPKSLVCERSHLFRIKFYGSFDKPLGRYLREDLFDQAYYCPSCKEPSESHIRCYTHQHGSLTISVRRLRSRKLPGERDGRIWMWHRCLKCKPKDGVPPATRRIIMSDAAWGLSFGKFLELSFSNHATANRVASCGHSLQRDCLRFYGYGNMVAFFRYSPVDILSVNLPPSVLDFNCRSPQELLKRVAVEIFGKMESLHVEVSEFLHRTELNIVNEDEPVKECVQRQIIEMKDLLKMERNEYEILLLPVMRESNHPMQTSIDILELNRLRRGLLLDAYIWDRRLCHVDSVLKAHGHISKTNPDSLDNLLYTRLKEWKADLLCGDTEIGKSLGSPKKSLLSREGHLNDNEHSVGDTNLEICLEGHPVDDAEDLDKVYNKLSGGKKSPIAEPADGLEPVERLPSLASIFSDNIDLAWTGSCDLQYDLPQAFTKIDEKVSFNLDSPNYSNVVTPVRIHSFNSTLGLRQRERTGLAPASLHLSTFKSAEYFGGMTSILKDPMPNIRRVCSQRSPGVIEKLNVVLARTPTYISTASNIVDDGARLLLPQTGYEDDVIVAVYDDEPTSIISYAMTSQEYVQQVTHRLNSSLSFSHPPNTKGISTHGLEVSSPSQEDHMHSKGTHFKFSFDDDSPISPDKTKFSVICYFAKHFAALRKKCCPKDIDYIRSLSRCKRWNAQGGKSNVYFAKTMDERFIIKQVTRTELESFVEFAPQYFKYLMESLTSGSPTCLAKIVGLYQVSVKSLKAGKEVRMDLMVMENIFFERKISRVYDLKGSLRSRYTAGDSKVLLDSNLIEALHTKPIFLGSKAKRRLERAVWNDTSFLALADVMDYSLLVGIDEEKKELVIGIIDYLRQYTWDKQLETWVKASGILGGPKNESPTVISPMQYKKRFRKAMSKYFLTVPDQWSS, encoded by the exons ATGGGAGTTGTGGACTTCTCGGTGCTGGGCGCGCTGCAGAAGGTCAGATCCTTCGTCGCCGGCGCCACGCCGGCTGAAGCTGCAGACGGCCGCCCGCCCGCCACGCCGAGGTCGCGCAGCGGGGGGCCCTCCCCAGAGAACTCGCCGCCGCCCGCGTCGACGAGATCCGAAGGCAGACGCGCCATCGCCCTTCGCCGGCAGATCTCCTCGCCGCAGCTGCTCCGCTGCCGCGCTGTCAG GCGAGCAGATGATGAGGACGATGATGAGCCCGGGGTTCAGTTTTTCACCCTTGGGAATGACTTCTTACATGACTTTTCAGATACAGATTCTGTTAGTGTTAGTACCCCTAATGAGACCAACCGGTCCCTGACCCCAAGCCCCTTGGAGAGCCCGACTTGGATGGTGAAGCAGAACGCCAGCTCACCGATATCCAGGAAGAATGGCCATTTCAGTCCAGATTCTCCTGGATACGGTACAAAGGCGAGTTTAGGATCTGATGGTTCACTGCAACAGATGAATGGTAACATCACTGACAGTGGTGGAGAAGGAAGCAAAACTCAGTATCCTGTTGATTTTGGTGCCAATATTTGGTGCCCACCACCTCCAGAAGATGAGGGTGATGATATTGAATCGAGGTTATTTGGATTCGATGATGAGGATGATGAGGTTGGGTACTCAAGTGGGGTTCCTGTTTCTGGTAGCTTTAGTGCTAACAAAGTAGCTGGTATTGACGAGGTCACAAACATTGCTCAGAAAGAGGGTCTGAAGACTGCAGTGCTCGGTCATTTCCGAGCTCTTGTGGCTCAATTACTGAAGGCAGAAGGCATCGATATGGGAAACGATGATGGGTCCGAAAATTGGCTTGATATAGCGTCATCCTTAACTTGGCAAGCCGCAAGCTATGTGAGGCCAGATACCAAGAAAGGAGGCAGCATGGATCCTACTGATTATGTGAAGGTCAAATGTATAGCATCAGGGGATCCAAGAGATAG TAATTTTGTTCGAGGAGTTGTTTGCTCCAAGAATGTAAAACACAAACGCATGGTCTCTGAGCATAGGAATGCAAAATTGCTCATATTAGGGGGCGCACTTGAGTACCACAGGGTTCCTAATAAACTGGCGTCTATTGACAGGATACTTGAACAG GAGAAGGAGCACATGAAAATGATTGTTGGAAAGATCGAGTCCCGGCGACCTAATGTTGTGCTAGTTGAGAAAAGTGTCTCATCATCTGCTCAGGAGCTCTTCTCCAAAGACATTTCGCTAGTTCTCAATGTTAAGAGGACACTTTTGGACAGAGTATCAAGGTGCACAGGGGCACAAATTGCATCAGTTGACAGTATTGCTTCAGCACGGCTAGGTCGTTGTGAAGTGTTCAAGGTGCAAAAAGTTACAGAGTTCCCATCAGCTAAAGAGACAAATAGGAGATCAACCAAGACACTGATGTTCTTTGAAGGCTGCCCTTGGCGTTTGGGTTGCACG GTTCTACTGAGAGGGTCATGTCGGGAGGAGCTTAAGAGGATTAAGCGTGCTGTACAACTTGCAGTATTTGCTGCTTATCACCTCTCTCTTGAAACATCATTCTTTGCAGATGAAGGTGCAACACTTCCTAAATTTCCTTTGAGACATGTGGTAGTTGAGCCAGATATAAGAAATTGCACAAATAGCAATTCCGCTGCATTGGCCACTGTTGGTATGCCTCCTCATGGACGTAAATCAGAACAGGACAAACTCTCACAGACTGCTATGGTCAACATGATGTTTGAAAATACCTCTGTTTCACCTTGTTCATTCCCATTGAATGAGGAAGGCCATGTGTTTGTGGGTGCATGTGAGCATAAAGAAACTGAATATCCTGTTGATCATAAGAATTCTTGTGAACATTGTGTATCCCGTGCAACTGGTTCATGCAATGGGCATGAAACATCTTTATGTTCATTGGATCATGATCCAATGATGCAGAATCAAAATTTGCAGAACTCTGCAAAGCTTGCATCAAATGCTCACCAAGATGAGCTTCTGGCAAAGAAATGTCAACAGGTAGATCACTGGAATAGAAAACCACATGATGATCACTCAGCAGATCAGCATGACCTGAATGAACTTTCTGGTGAATACTTTCCTGGTACCGACAATCATCAGAGCATCTTAGTTTCACTGTCCAGTACTTGTATCCCAAAAAGCTTAGTATGTGAGCGTTCCCATCTTTTCCGCATCAAGTTTTATGGTAGCTTTGATAAGCCACTTGGGAGATACCTTCGAGAAGACTTATTTGATCAG GCATATTACTGTCCATCATGCAAAGAGCCATCAGAATCACATATCAGGTGTTATACTCACCAGCATGGTAGCTTAACAATTAGTGTTCGGAGGCTTCGATCTCGAAAGTTGCCTGGTGAGCGTGATGGAAGGATATGGATGTGGCACAGGTGCCTCAAGTGCAAACCTAAGGATGGTGTTCCACCTGCCACACGAAGGATAATCATGTCAGATGCTGCCTGGGGTCTGTCGTTTGGGAAATTCCTAGAGCTaagtttctcaaaccatgctaCTGCCAACCGAGTTGCAAGCTGTGGACATTCACTCCAGAGGGACTGCCTTCGTTTTTATGG GTATGGAAACATGGTGGCATTCTTCAGATATTCTCCTGTCGACATTCTCTCAGTTAACCTTCCACCATCAGTACTGGACTTCAATTGTCGTAGTCCACAGGAGTTGCTAAAAAGGGTGGCAGTTGAG ATATTTGGCAAAATGGAGTCCTTGCATGTGGAGGTGTCTGAATTTCTTCACCGTACTGAATTGAACATTGTAAATGAGGATGAACCTGTGAAGGAATGCGTTCAAAGGCAGATTATTGAGATGAAGGATTTGCTTAAAATGGAAAGAAATGAATATGAG ATATTGCTTTTACCAGTCATGAGGGAAAGCAATCACCCCATGCAGACATCAATTGATATTCTGGAGCTCAACCGCTTGAGGCGTGGTCTTCTTCTTGATGCCTACATTTGGGATCGGAGGCTATGTCATGTTGATTCAGTTCTTAAAGCACATGGCCATATTTCAAAAACCAATCCAGATAGTCTTGATAATCTCCTATACACCAGACTGAAGGAATGGAAAGCTGATTTGCTTTGTGGGGATACTGAGATTGGAAAATCTTTAGGAAGTCCAAAGAAATCTTTGTTATCCAGAGAGGGCCATTTGAATGATAATGAACATAGTGTTGGTGATACAAATTTAGAGATTTGTTTGGAGGGTCATCCTGTGGATGATGCAGAGGATCTTGACAAAGTTTACAACAAACTGAGTGGAGGAAAAAAGTCACCTATTGCTGAACCTGCTGACGGCTTGGAACCTGTTGAGAGGTTACCTTCACTTGCATCCATTTTTTCTGATAATATCGATTTGGCATGGACCGGGTCTTGTGATTTGCAGTATGATCTTCCACAAGCTTTCACCAAAATTGATGAAAAGGTATCCTTTAATTTGGACAGTCCAAACTACAGCAATGTAGTAACCCCTGTTAGAATTCACTCGTTTAATTCTACACTGGGGTTGCGGCAGAGAGAACGAACTGGATTAGCTCCAGCTTCTTTGCATCTATCAACATTCAAATCTGCTGAGTACTTCGGGGGTATGACAAGCATCCTGAAGGACCCAATGCCAAATATACGAAGGGTCTGTTCTCAAAGGTCTCCTGGGGTGATAGAGAAATTAAATGTTGTTCTTGCACGTACACCCACATATATCTCAACTGCTTCAAATATAGTTGATGATGGGGCACGGCTACTGTTACCCCAGACTGGATATGAAGATGATGTCATTGTTGCAGTATATGATGATGAGCCCACCAGTATTATATCATATGCCATGACATCACAAGAATATGTACAACAAGTAACTCACAGACTGAATTCCAGTTTGAGTTTTTCTCATCCGCCAAACACTAAAGGGATCAGCACCCATGGACTTGAGGTGTCCTCACCCTCTCAAGAAGACCATATGCATTCCAAGGGAACTCATTTTAAGTTTTCCTTTGATGATGACTCACCAATTTCTCCAGATAAAACAAAGTTCTCTGTGATTTGCTATTTTGCAAAGCATTTTGCTGCGCTCAGAAAGAAATGCTGTCCCAAAGATATTGATTACATACGTTCTCTAAGTCGCTGCAAGAGATGGAATGCGCAGGGTGGAAAAAGCAATGTTTACTTTGCAAAGACGATGGATGAAAGGTTCATAATCAAACAAGTCACGAGAACAGAGCTGGAGTCTTTTGTAGAATTTGCTCCTCAGTACTTCAAGTATTTAATGGAATCCTTGACTTCTGGTAGCCCAACTTGCCTGGCCAAAATAGTAGGGTTATATCAG GTTAGTGTTAAGAGCTTGAAAGCTGGGAAGGAAGTGAGGATGGATCTGATGGTGATGGAGAATATTTTCTTTGAAAGGAAGATATCCCGGGTGTATGACCTAAAGGGTTCATTGCGCTCACGCTACACGGCTGGGGACAGCAAAGTCCTCTTGGATTCAAACCTCATAGAGGCATTGCATACTAAGCCTATTTTTTTGGGGAGCAAGGCAAAACGAAGATTGGAAAGAGCTGTCTGGAATGATACTTCATTTCTTGCG TTGGCGGATGTCATGGATTACTCTCTCCTTGTTGGAATCGATGAGGAGAAGAAAGAGCTCGTCATTGGCATCATCGACTACTTGCGCCAATACACCTGGGACAAGCAGCTGGAGACCTGGGTGAAGGCCTCAGGCATTCTTGGTGGCCCCAAGAATGAATCCCCTACCGTCATATCTCCAATGCAATACAAGAAGAGATTCAGGAAGGCCATGTCCAAGTACTTCCTCACTGTTCCGGACCAGTGGTCCTCTTGA